A portion of the candidate division KSB1 bacterium genome contains these proteins:
- a CDS encoding HD domain-containing protein — protein MWKQPRIVDLRPADSVIGFFVVRKKQIRTQKESNDPYLFLELGDASGRIGATLWEQPKEWYQEISEGEIVKVQGTVMEFQDRLMLRLKRIRRATPEDPLSEVDLLPRSQESPEMLFQRLLAEVERITDPPLRALVLETLSEPRTRERFLQAPAGKLWHHTYLGGLLEHTLSVLQIADFLSGHYEGIDRQLLRAGAILHDVGKAFELEASGFIDYSDAGRLLGHITIGVRLVHEAAARVTGLTENRLNQVLHLILSHHGEPEKGSPVKPATLEAVLLHYADEIDSRVAGIQRIIEREEEPGRRWSSYVKLLDRHIYLGEKE, from the coding sequence ATGTGGAAGCAACCCCGCATCGTGGATCTTCGGCCCGCTGATTCGGTCATCGGATTTTTCGTCGTGCGCAAGAAACAAATTCGGACCCAAAAGGAGAGCAATGACCCCTACCTCTTTCTGGAGCTGGGGGACGCCTCTGGACGGATTGGCGCTACCCTTTGGGAGCAGCCGAAGGAATGGTACCAGGAGATCAGCGAGGGGGAGATAGTGAAGGTCCAGGGTACCGTGATGGAGTTCCAAGACCGACTGATGCTGAGGTTGAAGCGGATCCGTCGCGCCACGCCTGAGGACCCCCTTTCCGAGGTGGATCTGCTTCCGCGATCGCAGGAGTCCCCAGAAATGCTGTTCCAGCGCCTGCTTGCGGAGGTGGAGAGAATTACCGATCCTCCGCTGCGGGCTCTGGTCCTTGAAACCCTCTCCGAGCCCCGCACGCGCGAACGCTTTCTTCAGGCGCCGGCAGGGAAACTCTGGCACCACACCTACCTAGGTGGGCTGCTGGAGCACACGCTTTCGGTGCTGCAGATCGCCGATTTCCTGTCCGGCCATTACGAGGGGATCGATCGACAGTTGCTGCGCGCCGGGGCCATCTTGCACGATGTGGGCAAGGCATTCGAGCTGGAGGCGAGCGGCTTCATCGACTACTCAGACGCCGGGCGGCTGCTGGGGCATATTACGATCGGCGTCCGGCTGGTCCATGAGGCAGCGGCGCGCGTCACGGGACTCACGGAGAACCGGCTGAACCAAGTCCTACACCTCATCTTGAGCCACCACGGTGAGCCCGAGAAGGGCAGTCCTGTGAAGCCGGCCACCCTGGAGGCGGTCCTCCTCCACTACGCCGACGAGATTGACTCCCGGGTCGCAGGGATCCAGAGGATCATCGAGAGGGAAGAGGAGCCTGGACGGCGATGGAGCAGTTACGTCAAGCTTCTCGATCGTCACATCTATTTGGGCGAGAAAGAGTAA
- a CDS encoding penicillin acylase family protein, whose protein sequence is MVGKVLRSAAVAVAVLLSLGLVCRLFLRVPAPPYEGRLLCPGLHDEVRVERDPYGIPHITARDRHDLFFAQGFVLAQDRLWQMDFFRRLGRGRLAEVIGRQAIRYDSLFLSLRLADVAERSWSGLSAESREILQAFAEGVNACIRQRGDKLPLEFALLGYKPQPWRPQDCLVISRLLAWSLSMGWVVDPVYSQLVDSLGLAKVAEIEPEPGILSSTLQDTSLAGGVRWYHWLALMQTVPATASGSNNWAVAPSRTISGSPILCNDPHLLFLSPGFWYLLSLRCDDYEALGANIPGVPGIIVGRNRWVAWGVTNGMLDDVDFFLEELSKDSSQCQGPAGPEPVRTVWDTLFVKGEKPTRFAVHLTPRGPLVSHLLRDSAHAVALSWIGYEQSDEVRAYLRLAASQTVTEAIRALEDYLAPAQNFVFADVQGRIAYKLAGRVPRRQWPGLLLRRAWEERDRWIGLVPYGEMPELLDPPDGFVASANYIPPGAREYLSCYWEPSGRIERIRQLLSSGTTWTADDLRKMQLDTVSVYAVRFVQEATKWIPMDSLDRRQTDFLLLLRQWDGRMARQGLEPALYAAFLLKLSESVFKDEMGDTLYAHFTLLPNLPLRVLLRLLTEGQSSWFDDVRTPGPESVRETVLRAYREAFAFLKGKLGDDPGRWRWGELHRVVFQHPLAVNWIAARALNAGTFPHPGGICTINNAAFGLQGDFTARVGPSLRLVADLSSPEPQVWAVTVPGQCEIPRTPYFANLIEMWRQGRLVSIGLRGSNVRTLILSP, encoded by the coding sequence ATGGTAGGCAAGGTCCTGCGAAGTGCAGCCGTTGCGGTTGCGGTATTGCTTTCCCTGGGGCTGGTGTGCAGGCTCTTCTTGCGGGTTCCAGCTCCGCCGTACGAAGGCCGCCTGCTCTGCCCGGGGCTCCACGATGAGGTCCGGGTGGAACGAGATCCGTACGGGATCCCGCACATCACCGCGCGGGATCGCCACGACCTGTTCTTCGCGCAGGGCTTTGTGCTGGCCCAGGACCGCCTGTGGCAAATGGACTTTTTCCGGCGCCTTGGCAGGGGACGCCTGGCAGAGGTGATCGGCCGGCAAGCCATCCGTTACGACAGCCTCTTTTTGAGCCTGCGTTTGGCAGACGTCGCCGAGCGAAGTTGGAGCGGATTGAGCGCTGAGAGCCGGGAAATCCTCCAGGCATTTGCGGAAGGGGTAAACGCTTGTATCCGGCAGAGAGGGGATAAGCTGCCCCTCGAATTCGCTCTATTGGGCTATAAGCCGCAGCCCTGGCGTCCGCAGGATTGCCTGGTGATCTCGCGCCTACTGGCCTGGTCGTTGTCCATGGGCTGGGTTGTTGACCCCGTCTACAGCCAGCTTGTGGACAGCTTGGGACTGGCCAAGGTGGCTGAAATTGAGCCGGAGCCGGGTATCCTGAGCTCGACGCTCCAAGACACAAGCCTCGCCGGCGGAGTCCGGTGGTACCATTGGCTTGCCCTGATGCAAACGGTGCCGGCTACCGCTAGCGGCAGCAACAACTGGGCTGTCGCCCCGAGCCGTACGATTTCGGGAAGCCCCATCCTCTGTAACGACCCACACCTGCTCTTTCTCTCGCCTGGATTCTGGTACCTCCTGTCGCTTCGGTGCGACGACTACGAGGCCCTGGGGGCCAATATTCCCGGCGTGCCGGGGATCATCGTGGGGCGCAATCGGTGGGTGGCGTGGGGCGTCACCAACGGGATGCTGGACGATGTCGACTTTTTCCTGGAAGAGCTGAGCAAAGACAGCAGCCAGTGCCAGGGACCGGCAGGCCCCGAGCCTGTCCGGACCGTTTGGGACACCCTCTTCGTCAAAGGGGAAAAGCCGACCCGTTTTGCGGTTCACCTGACGCCACGGGGACCCCTTGTCTCACACCTCCTCCGGGATTCGGCGCACGCGGTGGCCCTTTCCTGGATCGGGTACGAGCAGTCCGATGAGGTCCGGGCGTATCTGCGCCTGGCTGCCAGCCAGACCGTGACGGAGGCCATCCGGGCTCTGGAGGACTACCTGGCTCCTGCCCAGAACTTTGTCTTCGCCGACGTCCAGGGGCGGATCGCGTACAAGCTGGCGGGGCGAGTGCCACGCCGGCAGTGGCCGGGCCTCCTCCTGCGGCGGGCCTGGGAAGAACGCGACCGATGGATCGGGCTGGTCCCGTACGGGGAGATGCCCGAGCTCCTTGATCCTCCTGACGGATTCGTGGCCTCTGCGAACTACATTCCCCCCGGGGCCAGGGAATACCTGTCGTGTTACTGGGAGCCTTCGGGTCGGATCGAGCGCATCCGCCAGCTCCTAAGCTCGGGCACCACTTGGACTGCCGATGATCTGCGCAAGATGCAGCTCGACACCGTCTCGGTCTACGCGGTCCGCTTCGTCCAGGAAGCCACCAAGTGGATTCCGATGGATAGCCTGGATCGGCGACAGACGGACTTCCTGCTCCTCCTTCGGCAGTGGGATGGGCGAATGGCCAGGCAAGGCCTCGAGCCCGCCCTCTACGCTGCCTTCCTGCTCAAGCTTTCGGAGAGTGTCTTTAAGGACGAGATGGGCGATACGCTCTACGCCCACTTCACGCTGTTACCCAACTTGCCTCTGCGGGTTCTGCTCCGGCTCCTGACGGAGGGCCAGAGCTCGTGGTTCGACGACGTCCGCACCCCCGGCCCGGAGTCGGTGCGGGAGACCGTGCTCCGAGCCTACCGCGAGGCCTTTGCCTTCCTCAAAGGGAAACTGGGCGACGACCCCGGCCGCTGGAGGTGGGGTGAGTTGCATCGGGTGGTCTTTCAGCACCCGCTGGCCGTGAACTGGATCGCAGCCCGAGCTCTGAACGCCGGCACGTTTCCGCACCCCGGAGGGATCTGCACGATCAACAACGCGGCTTTTGGATTGCAAGGGGATTTCACGGCAAGGGTTGGTCCGTCCCTGAGACTCGTCGCGGACCTGTCCTCACCAGAACCGCAGGTCTGGGCGGTCACCGTCCCCGGCCAATGCGAAATCCCGAGAACCCCTTACTTCGCGAACCTGATTGAGATGTGGAGGCAGGGACGCTTGGTGTCGATCGGCCTCCGCGGCTCCAATGTCAGGACCTTGATTCTATCGCCTTGA
- a CDS encoding glycosyltransferase family 9 protein — protein sequence MGRTKGFDNVDRVLVIKLRAIGDVLMSLPVIDNLRSFLPEAAVDFLTEREPYPIVARYPGIREVLVFDRRAVEGAHPIEATKRSLQLFQQVRRRGYDLVLDLFGNPRSALVTALSGAPLRVGFDWRVRKWAYNVVVPSRADQVHEVEFNLDALRALGIPIRSRAMRWPVSREAEREAEAFFLEHGLIDGRVVALNPGGGWATKRWPPQRFADLARWIVDELGREVLILWGPGEEKLAREAYPAGTPSVYLLPRTDLLGLAAFLCRCEALVTNDSGAMHLAAAVGLPVVAIFGPTRPELQGPWGVPHRVVRHRSISCLGCNKTSCRHPRCMAEIGVDEVASALQELLDEGPSARQSAVPDLREVRASGPVRPL from the coding sequence GTGGGCAGGACGAAGGGCTTCGACAACGTCGATCGCGTGCTGGTGATCAAGCTGCGAGCCATCGGCGACGTGCTGATGAGCCTGCCGGTCATCGACAACTTGCGGAGCTTCCTTCCCGAGGCGGCCGTTGACTTCCTGACGGAAAGGGAGCCCTACCCGATCGTGGCCCGATATCCGGGAATCCGAGAGGTCCTTGTCTTTGACCGCCGGGCTGTGGAGGGCGCACACCCTATCGAAGCGACAAAAAGGAGCTTGCAGCTGTTCCAACAGGTGAGGCGGAGGGGCTATGACCTCGTCCTCGACCTTTTTGGCAATCCCCGCAGCGCCCTGGTGACCGCTTTGTCCGGCGCTCCCCTTCGCGTAGGCTTTGACTGGCGGGTTCGGAAATGGGCCTACAACGTCGTAGTGCCATCTCGCGCAGACCAAGTGCACGAAGTGGAGTTTAATCTCGATGCCTTGCGCGCTCTCGGGATCCCGATCCGCTCTCGGGCCATGCGATGGCCCGTAAGCCGGGAGGCAGAACGCGAGGCCGAGGCGTTTTTCCTCGAGCACGGCTTGATTGACGGAAGGGTTGTGGCTCTGAACCCGGGCGGAGGTTGGGCCACCAAGCGCTGGCCTCCTCAGCGTTTTGCCGACTTGGCCCGCTGGATTGTCGATGAACTCGGGCGTGAGGTGCTCATCCTTTGGGGGCCGGGCGAGGAGAAGCTGGCTCGCGAGGCTTACCCGGCCGGCACCCCCTCCGTTTACCTTCTTCCGAGAACTGATCTATTAGGTTTGGCCGCCTTTCTGTGCCGCTGCGAGGCCCTGGTCACCAACGATAGCGGGGCCATGCATCTGGCTGCCGCTGTGGGTCTGCCCGTGGTCGCCATCTTTGGGCCTACGCGACCTGAGCTCCAGGGCCCCTGGGGCGTTCCGCACCGAGTGGTCCGCCATCGGTCGATAAGTTGTCTCGGGTGCAACAAGACGTCCTGCCGGCACCCTCGCTGTATGGCGGAGATCGGAGTCGATGAGGTGGCCTCGGCTCTCCAGGAGCTTCTCGATGAGGGACCAAGCGCCCGGCAGAGTGCGGTTCCAGACCTCCGGGAGGTAAGGGCTTCGGGCCCTGTCCGCCCGTTGTGA
- a CDS encoding NUDIX hydrolase, producing MGGLLLEDDQILLVRRKNPPSQGLWTLPGGRVLPGERLVEALRREFEEETSLEVEPLALAGLFEIIEKDPLGQLRYHFVVADYWVRRIGGSPRPGSDALDVRWFPVSHLPQDEMPPESAAFVRDLLRSRSRQS from the coding sequence GTGGGGGGACTTCTCCTTGAAGACGATCAGATTCTCCTGGTGAGACGCAAGAATCCCCCTTCCCAAGGATTGTGGACCTTGCCGGGCGGCCGTGTGCTGCCCGGCGAACGTCTTGTCGAGGCTCTGCGCCGCGAGTTCGAGGAGGAAACGTCCCTCGAGGTCGAGCCCCTCGCCCTCGCCGGCCTATTCGAGATCATTGAGAAAGATCCCCTGGGACAGTTGCGCTATCACTTCGTGGTGGCGGACTACTGGGTTCGTCGCATAGGTGGAAGCCCCCGCCCGGGCTCGGACGCCCTCGACGTGCGCTGGTTTCCGGTCTCTCACCTTCCCCAGGACGAAATGCCCCCAGAATCCGCAGCCTTTGTGCGCGACCTCCTTCGCTCTCGGTCGCGGCAATCATAG
- a CDS encoding MFS transporter, translating to MSGTKAAAGGIFHPSRALYRFTILVFIASLSFGSYFAYDIVGAIAPTLIRELGASRGTVGGFYTMYSIAAILAVLIGGVLIDRLGTRKASVLFSSLVFVGAALVWLARRLEIFFLGRFIFGAGSEPLIVAQSAMLARWFRQKELALSFGLTLTVSRLGTLFAFNTGELITSHFGSYRYALFAAAVFCLISLIGNLFYVLMDRKGEKVLGLRDESVAEKIHLRDIGSFGPSYWYVALLCVTFYSAIFPFTALSTDFFVDKWGIPRVADSSGGFLGRVFNNFLHMFETAGGISSIIIFASMVLAPFAGRLVDKVGKRATLMIIGSLLMIPSHLTMGLTKIYPAYPMVLLGAAFVLVPAAMWPSVPLIVPEQRVGTAFGLMTMIQNIGLALFPALNGLLRDLTHTYTSSMIMFASLGVAGLVFASLLKKADAAAGGRLEQPGMVS from the coding sequence ATGTCGGGAACGAAAGCCGCGGCGGGAGGAATTTTTCATCCCTCCCGAGCTCTCTATCGCTTTACCATCCTGGTCTTCATCGCTTCGCTGTCTTTTGGAAGCTACTTCGCCTACGACATCGTTGGGGCTATTGCCCCCACCCTCATACGGGAGCTCGGTGCCTCTCGCGGAACGGTTGGCGGCTTTTACACGATGTACAGCATAGCAGCCATCCTAGCCGTCCTGATCGGGGGCGTCCTGATCGACCGTCTCGGCACTCGAAAGGCCAGCGTATTGTTTTCCTCCCTTGTCTTCGTGGGCGCGGCTTTGGTCTGGCTGGCTCGCCGTCTGGAGATCTTTTTCCTGGGGAGGTTCATCTTTGGGGCGGGCTCGGAGCCGCTTATTGTGGCCCAGAGCGCAATGCTTGCCCGCTGGTTTCGGCAGAAGGAGCTGGCCTTGTCCTTTGGCCTTACACTCACCGTGAGCCGTCTCGGAACCCTCTTTGCCTTCAACACCGGCGAGTTGATCACCTCCCATTTCGGCAGTTACCGCTACGCGCTGTTCGCCGCGGCGGTCTTTTGCCTCATCTCCCTCATCGGCAACCTTTTCTACGTCCTGATGGACCGGAAGGGTGAGAAGGTCCTTGGCCTCCGCGATGAATCGGTCGCCGAGAAGATCCATTTGCGCGACATAGGGAGCTTTGGTCCGTCGTACTGGTACGTGGCTCTGCTGTGCGTCACCTTCTACTCCGCCATCTTCCCGTTTACGGCGCTGTCGACCGATTTCTTCGTGGACAAGTGGGGAATCCCGCGCGTGGCCGATAGCTCCGGCGGCTTCCTGGGGCGAGTATTCAACAACTTCCTGCACATGTTCGAGACCGCCGGCGGAATCAGCTCGATCATCATCTTCGCCTCTATGGTCCTGGCGCCGTTCGCAGGCCGCCTGGTGGATAAAGTCGGAAAGCGGGCCACGCTCATGATCATCGGCTCATTGCTCATGATCCCAAGCCACCTGACCATGGGGCTGACAAAGATCTACCCTGCCTACCCTATGGTGCTCCTGGGCGCGGCCTTCGTTCTGGTGCCGGCGGCGATGTGGCCGTCCGTTCCCCTCATTGTTCCGGAGCAGAGGGTGGGCACAGCCTTCGGATTAATGACCATGATTCAGAATATCGGCCTGGCGCTGTTTCCGGCCCTCAACGGCCTCCTCCGCGATCTCACGCACACCTACACGAGCAGCATGATCATGTTCGCCAGCCTCGGCGTCGCGGGTCTGGTGTTCGCATCCTTGCTCAAGAAGGCCGACGCAGCGGCGGGAGGTCGCCTGGAACAGCCAGGGATGGTAAGCTAA
- a CDS encoding site-2 protease family protein yields the protein MERLATYAILAPPILLALTLHEYAHARVADSLGDPTPRLSGRLTLNPLAHLDLVGTILLFVARIGWAKPVPVNPYYFRDPRAGMLYVSLAGPAANLLTALVFGALCRFWGLRSLVPLHGGALGILEMMLVLAVYINLVLAAFNLIPVPPLDGSKILAGILGGNIGRLYGELGRYGSLFLLAVIAVEMLTGVPILWAAIGPFVRFFSTLFVGSPLT from the coding sequence ATGGAACGTCTTGCAACCTACGCCATTCTGGCACCCCCGATTCTGCTGGCGCTGACCCTTCACGAGTACGCGCACGCACGGGTGGCCGATTCCTTAGGGGATCCAACACCACGCCTTTCGGGGCGGCTCACCCTGAATCCCCTCGCCCACCTGGATCTTGTGGGGACCATTTTGCTTTTCGTAGCCCGGATCGGTTGGGCAAAGCCGGTCCCGGTGAACCCGTATTACTTCCGCGATCCCCGCGCAGGCATGTTGTACGTATCTCTTGCTGGACCAGCGGCCAACCTCCTGACCGCCTTGGTCTTCGGAGCTCTTTGCCGCTTCTGGGGACTGCGGTCCCTCGTTCCCCTGCACGGCGGAGCGCTGGGAATCCTGGAGATGATGCTAGTACTGGCCGTCTACATTAATCTGGTCCTGGCGGCCTTCAATCTAATCCCAGTCCCACCGCTGGACGGGTCAAAGATCCTGGCCGGAATCCTGGGCGGGAATATTGGTCGCCTGTACGGTGAGCTGGGCCGGTACGGATCCCTCTTCTTGCTCGCCGTAATTGCTGTGGAGATGCTCACGGGGGTGCCCATTCTCTGGGCAGCGATTGGGCCATTTGTCCGGTTCTTCAGCACGCTGTTCGTCGGCAGCCCCCTTACGTGA
- a CDS encoding glycosyltransferase family 2 protein: protein MKDSTLSALIIAQNEAHQIAECLESLRWADEIIVVDGGSADGTAEIARRYTPHVFVHPWRGYALQRRFALEKATGSWILAVDADERIPSSLADEIRHIVARDGEGYDGFYIARKSYFLGKWIRRAGWFPGYQLRLCRRERTHVTDRAVHEGLVVEGKVGYLTQPMLHFTYPTLESALERVNRYTTLEVIDRGSGSRVRPADLLFHPLGEFLKKYIGLAGFAEGVHGLVLAATAALYKLALYAKIWEAEHPNPLPKLDFVPPGRENRAAISVLVMARNEEKNIRDCLLSARWADELVVVDTGSTDATPQLAHQLADRVIHCPWRGYAATKQAALADLRHGWVLWLDADERVTPALAQEIAEAIRSPEYSAYEVPRLAWFLGRWIRHSGWYPGYVVRLFRKDRSRFSDSLVHEGIEVKGQVGRLRSPLLHFTDPTVAHYLDKFNRYTSLAAEQEWRRGRRFRLTKLLLHPPHTFFRMYLLRQGFRDGVQGWMLALFSAAYVFFKYAKLWEHERQLKPPASARPVRQRCSVEQPVAAE, encoded by the coding sequence ATGAAAGATTCCACCCTTTCAGCTCTGATCATCGCCCAGAACGAAGCGCATCAGATCGCGGAGTGCCTGGAGAGTTTGCGCTGGGCCGACGAGATCATCGTTGTCGATGGGGGAAGCGCCGACGGGACGGCCGAAATTGCGCGCCGCTACACGCCCCACGTGTTCGTGCACCCGTGGCGGGGCTACGCCCTCCAGCGCCGCTTTGCGCTCGAAAAAGCCACCGGAAGCTGGATTCTGGCCGTGGATGCCGACGAGCGGATTCCATCTTCTCTTGCAGACGAAATCCGGCACATCGTCGCCCGCGATGGAGAGGGATACGACGGGTTCTACATCGCCCGGAAATCCTACTTCCTGGGAAAATGGATCCGGCGCGCAGGCTGGTTCCCCGGCTATCAGCTCCGACTGTGTCGGCGGGAGCGGACGCACGTCACCGATCGCGCGGTCCACGAGGGGCTGGTTGTGGAAGGCAAAGTGGGCTACCTCACCCAGCCGATGCTCCATTTTACGTACCCGACTCTCGAGTCGGCTTTGGAACGCGTGAATCGCTACACCACCCTGGAGGTGATCGATCGCGGCTCTGGAAGCCGGGTACGCCCGGCGGATCTGCTCTTTCACCCCCTCGGCGAATTCCTGAAGAAGTACATCGGGTTGGCGGGCTTTGCTGAGGGGGTGCACGGGCTCGTCCTCGCGGCAACCGCCGCCCTCTACAAGCTCGCCCTGTACGCGAAGATATGGGAGGCTGAGCATCCCAATCCCCTCCCGAAGCTTGACTTTGTGCCACCCGGCCGCGAAAATCGGGCGGCGATCAGCGTCCTCGTGATGGCCAGAAACGAAGAGAAGAACATTCGCGACTGCCTCTTGTCGGCCAGGTGGGCGGACGAGCTGGTGGTCGTGGACACAGGAAGTACCGATGCTACCCCTCAGCTTGCCCATCAGCTGGCGGACCGGGTGATCCATTGCCCTTGGAGAGGATACGCCGCCACAAAGCAGGCCGCGCTGGCGGACTTGCGCCACGGCTGGGTCCTGTGGCTGGACGCCGATGAACGTGTGACTCCGGCATTGGCCCAGGAGATCGCGGAGGCGATCCGTTCGCCGGAGTATTCGGCCTACGAAGTGCCGCGCCTTGCGTGGTTTCTCGGGCGCTGGATCCGCCACTCCGGGTGGTACCCAGGCTACGTGGTGAGACTCTTTCGGAAAGATCGGTCGCGCTTTTCGGATTCCCTCGTCCATGAGGGAATCGAGGTGAAGGGGCAGGTGGGGCGTCTGCGATCCCCTTTGCTCCACTTCACGGATCCGACCGTTGCGCACTACCTGGACAAGTTCAATCGCTACACCTCCCTGGCGGCGGAGCAGGAGTGGAGGAGAGGGCGGCGTTTCCGGCTGACGAAGCTTCTACTTCATCCCCCTCACACGTTCTTTCGGATGTACCTGTTGCGCCAGGGCTTCCGGGATGGCGTGCAAGGTTGGATGCTGGCTTTGTTTTCGGCAGCCTACGTGTTCTTCAAGTACGCCAAGCTTTGGGAGCACGAGAGGCAGTTGAAGCCCCCGGCCTCGGCGAGGCCCGTCCGACAAAGGTGCAGTGTAGAGCAACCGGTGGCCGCTGAGTAG
- a CDS encoding STAS domain-containing protein, whose amino-acid sequence MNLGKEQVGDILVLRIKEPRLDATISPDLKAQLLMAVHEGNHNIVVDLTQVEYADSSGLGALLFGQRQAREAGGALRIFGARGRTANLIRIARLDNVLVNYGSEEEAIASFGSGPASQVE is encoded by the coding sequence ATGAATTTGGGCAAAGAGCAGGTCGGGGACATCCTGGTTCTCCGGATCAAGGAGCCGAGGTTGGATGCTACGATCTCGCCCGATTTGAAAGCCCAGCTCCTCATGGCTGTGCACGAAGGCAATCACAACATCGTGGTCGATCTGACGCAGGTGGAGTACGCCGACAGCTCGGGGCTTGGGGCTCTGCTCTTCGGGCAGCGTCAGGCGCGGGAAGCTGGAGGAGCTTTGAGAATCTTCGGGGCACGCGGCAGAACCGCCAACCTGATTCGCATCGCCCGACTGGACAACGTGCTGGTGAACTACGGTAGCGAAGAGGAGGCCATCGCGAGTTTCGGGAGCGGTCCAGCCAGTCAGGTCGAGTAG
- a CDS encoding zinc ribbon domain-containing protein, with product MPIYEYRCLRCGRPSSFFVMRIGEVPTLRCRYCGHTEMTRIMSRFAAIRSEEDRLESLADPAKWGDLDENDPKSVVQFMKRMGREFGDELGEDFDQLIEEAEEEAYRAAEKGEEGGEAGETGLDEDLSTPSSTSESASESASSSATTGLD from the coding sequence ATGCCGATCTATGAGTACCGTTGTCTGCGCTGTGGACGGCCTTCGAGCTTCTTTGTGATGCGCATCGGCGAGGTTCCCACACTGAGGTGCCGGTACTGTGGTCACACCGAGATGACACGCATCATGTCCCGTTTCGCGGCGATCCGTTCGGAAGAAGATCGGCTGGAGAGCCTGGCCGACCCGGCCAAGTGGGGCGACCTCGATGAAAATGACCCCAAGAGCGTGGTCCAGTTCATGAAACGGATGGGCCGCGAGTTCGGAGACGAGCTTGGGGAAGACTTTGACCAGTTGATTGAAGAGGCCGAGGAAGAAGCCTATCGCGCAGCCGAGAAGGGAGAGGAAGGAGGAGAGGCAGGCGAAACCGGTCTGGACGAGGACCTGAGCACACCCTCCAGCACCAGCGAGTCGGCGTCGGAAAGCGCAAGCTCTTCCGCTACGACGGGTCTGGACTGA